The genomic DNA atggtcccagctgccttgagatcattgacaagatcctcccgtgtagttctgggctgattcctcaccgttctcatgatcattgcaactccacgaggtgagatcttgcatggagccccaggccgagggagattgacagttcttttgtgttttttccatttgcgaataatcgcaccaactgttgtcaccttctcaccaagctgcttggcgatggtcttgtagcccattccagccttgtgtaggtctacaatcttgtccctgacatccttggagagctctttggtcttggccatggtggagagtttggaatctgattgattgatcgcttctgtggacaggtgtcttttatacaggtaacaagctgagattaggagcactcccttttaagagtgtgctcctaatctctgctcgttacctgtataaaagacacctgggagccagaaatctttctgattgagagggggtcaaatacttacttccctcattaaaatgcaaatcaatttataacatttctgacatgcgtttttctggattttgttgttgttattgtgtctctcactgttcaaataaacctaccattaaaattatagactgatcatttctttgtcagtgggcaaacatacaaaatcagcaggggatcaaatactttccccCCTCATTGTATATATaaactaattaattaattaattacattACACATGTTCACTCATCTAGTTAGGAGGAGAACTTTACTTTTTTCTTCAATGAGGTCCTCATAATTTTCGCTTCTTGTATAGCGGACTTCATAGTGTGTAAGGAAGCCTCGCTGGTCTGGCACAGGAATAGGTTTCCAATGCAGCATTGCAGAGTTGGTTGTTACATTAACAAAAGGACCAGTGAAATTCTCAGGTGCCTTACTAGGTgctgaaaaatatatattcctGTTAAATACTGTAAACAGTATTTTGTAGTAAAGAACTGCATCATCTAGCATTGCTGTGACAGTAAGATTTTTTATATGAGCTTTGCTTACCACCCTCTTTTTTATACATGAGACGCATTTCTTTTGTTTGTGGATTTCCATCAGTTTGTTTGTGAACGAGGTAATAGTAACGTACATACTTGTCCATCTCTAAAAATCAAAACCAGACATTATCTTCAGTTTGGGAGATTTACCAAGATATACAGTTGGTACAGTATATCACAGTAAGACGAACACAGACATTTCTtattcttaaaaaatatatacttttagTGAAGTTCCCCCTTACTTTGTCTGATAGCTCTTAGTTTTTTATTGACTGTTCCATGTTTAGTTATTGATATATTCACTTTGGCTGGTCGTGTTTCTCCGTCTGTTAGCTTGTACCATTCCAGGCAGGATATTTTAAGGTCAAGGGTATAATTGCGCGGGATGAGTTTGTCATCAGGCCAAGCTAATTGGAAATGAAATAACAAAATGTTGATTTAAGGAATGAACATCATTGTGTAGAGGTAAATGAAGCAaaagcacaaacacacatgcacgcacacacaaacgcacacacatacttacacttgCTGGGATATGTAAGATGTTTTTCTGGGACAAGGATATGTGTCAGTGATGACTTTCCCACCTTATTAAAGGCAACAATGGAACCACTGACAGCAGAGTAAGTCACATAAACACTGAACTCAGTGGTAGGGATATTGTTGAAGTTCTTTTGCTTTAGTAGGCAAGGCCAAATATGGAGAGAGAGGTTGTAATTCACCTGTCCCATAGAGACTGGATAAGGTGGTGTCTGGAAGACACAGGGGAACAAATTAAGTTATGAAACTGTTTAAAACACGATTTGAGCCTAACTTTAATCAGCAGATTCTAGAATGTTGATTAATTTTTAACGTTTTGTAGCATTCTGTAACTTACACCCCAAGTCAGCTTGAGTAGTCGGGTACCATTGTTAAAATCCTCCACTGTCCAGTTAACCTCTGTGGGATTTTGGATTTCTGCAACAAAATGAAAGTTACAACCAGAAATGGTAAGCCCTTTGAAATTCTAGAAGGACAAAGCCAGGAACGTGTCTTCATCTTGGGGCAGAGTCACAGTGAATTCAAAATTCAGACAATACAGAAAATTAAAATACAATTTATGAATTGGAAAAACTGGCCACTGTTTCCAATTATCATCTACTGCAGttggcttatatatgtacactaccgttcaaaagtttggggtcacttagaaatgtccttgttttctaaataaaatatatattttttgtctattacaataacatcaaattgatcagaaatacagtgtagacattgttaatgttgtaaatggctattgtagctggaaacggctgttTGCACTGttttgtgaagggagtagtacacagcgttgtacgagatcttcagtttcttggcaatttctcgcatggaatagccttaatttctcagaacaagaataaactgatgcgtttcagaagaaagtcatgctgatgctccagatactcaactagtctcaagaaggccagttttattgcttctttaatcagcacaacagttttcagctgtgctaacataattgcaaaagggttttctaatgatcaattagccttttaaaatgataaacttggattagctaacacaacgtgccattggaacacagaactgatggttgctgataatgggcctctgtatgcctatgtacagttgaagtcggaagtttacatacaccttagccaaatacatttaaactcagtttttcacaattcctgacatttaatcctagtaaaaattccctgtcttaggtcagttaggatcaccactttattttaagaatgtgaaatgtcagattaataatagagagaatgatttatttcagcttttatttcattcatcacattcccagtgggtcagaagtttacatacactcaaatagtatttggtagcattgcctttaaattgtttaacttgggtcaaacatttcggttagccttccacaagcttcccacaaaagTTGGGTGatttttggcctattcctcctgacagagctggtgtaactgagtcaggtttgtaggcctccttggtcgcacacgatttttcagttctgcccacacattttctataggattgaggtctttgtgatggccactccaataccttgactttgttgtccttaagtcattttgccacaactttggaagtatgcttggggtcattgtccatttggaagacccatttgcaaccaagctttaactacctgactgatgtattgagatgttgcttcaatatatccacataattgtccttcctcatgatgccatttattttgtgaagtgcaccagtccctcctgcagcaaagcacccccacagcatgatgatgccaccccagtgcttcacggttgggatggtgttcttcggcttgcaagcatacccctttttcctccaaacataacaatggtcattatggccaaacagttctatttttgtttcatcagaccagaggacatttctccaaaaagtacgatctttgtccccatgtgcagttgcaaaccgtagtctggctttttttatagcggttttggagcagtggcttcttccttgctgagcggcctttcaggttatgtcaatataggactcgttttactgtggatatagatacttttgtacctgtttcctccagaatcttcacgaggtcctttgctgttgttctgggattgatttgcacttttcgcaccaaagtacgttcatctctaggagacagaacgcgtctccttcttgagcggtatgacggctgcgtggtcccatggggtttatacttgtgtactattgtttgtacagatgaacgtggtaccttcaggcgtttggaaattgctcccaaggatgaaccatacttgtggaggtctacaattttttttctgaggtctttgctgatttcttttgattttcccatgatgtcaagcaaagaggcactgagtttgaaggtaggccttgaaatacatccacaggtacacctccaattgactcaactgatgtcaattagcctatcagaagcttctaaagccatgacatcattttctggaattttccaaactgtttaaagtcacagtcaatttagtgtatgtaaacttctgacccactggaattgtgatactgtgaattataagtgaaataatctgtctgtaaacaattgttggaaaaatgacttgtgtcatgcacaaagtagatgtcctaaccgacttgccaaaactatagtttgttaacaagaaatgtgtggagtggttgaaaaacaagttttaatgactccaacctaagtgtatgtaaacttccgacttcaactgtagatattccattaaaaatcagccgtttccagctacaatagccatttacaacatgaacaatgtctacactgtatttctgatcaatttgatgttattttaatggagaaaaaatggcttttctttcgaaaacaaggacatttctaagtgaccccaaatttTTTAACGGTAGTGTAAGAACAGAATTGACTGATTTGAAATAGAACTGTCCTCAACCCTGGTGAGTTGGACTGTAGGTGGCTGCACAGCTTGTTACATGAAAATATCCATTGCTCACCAGTGGGAACGTCCAGGATTGGAGTCCAGTCGCTCCACAGGGGATGTTTGACACGCTTGGACCGTTGTCTGACCTGCAGTTGGTACACAGATTGGTTCTGGAGATTCTCCAGAGTGACCATGGCTGTACAGACAAACACAGGTTTACAGTCTCACTCTAGAGATAGTTTTGCACTGTTCGAACACTCAGGCTGAATTTTATTCAGACCCACACGAACATTACAATGAGGTGTTGACTCTCTACTGCATTTGGGATATGCCAGAAAGGGCTGGAATTTCTCAATCAAAGGGCTGCTTATTTCTCAAAAGAGCTTAAAGTGAAACTGAAAATAGCTCACCTTGTTTGACTTCTGTTTCAGTTGTGTTCTAGACCAACAGAGAAAAGGTCAAATGAATTAAGGCAAAATACTTATCATCAGATAATAAGAAAATAATGATTGGGAGCATTGTTGCAAGGAAAATAAGAGGTCTCACCCATATCCCTGAGGTATCCTCTAATCTTCTGAACTTGACCTCTAATACAACATCTTCTGGCATGTATTCTTTCACTCCTATGACAAAAGTGCCCTTTCAGAATTGTAGgaatttttttatgactacatTTTTATTTGACTTCCAGCCTCTTTTCTCTTGTGTTACTTGAAATGTAACACATCAAACTATCTAAACTCTTGAATTTGGAAAAATGTTCACTTTGAGCACAGCCTTTATTACCTTTCTTGTTAACCCAGCTGAGGGTAAGATTACTCAAGGATCTTGACATAGACACATTTTGGGGAGTTTCATACTTAACTGCAGGGAAATAGCAAAAAAAAAGTTATTTACAATATGACTCTTGGGATTAAAATCATGCCATGGTCATTCATGTGAAGTCTTTTGTGGATTCTTAATAATACATTGTATTTGGCAGATGCCTTTCAGGACACTCAATGACATCTTATATTAAAGTAGGCCTACATAAAATCTAGTGCAGTACATAAAATCATAAAGTCAAGTGCATCAGTCAGTAGTGCAATTAAAAGGACCAGACGAAACCGGACAGATCTCATAGGGCTACTGGAAAGGCACAAAACGGGGGGTAGGAAAGAGTCAATCAGGGACCAAAGGCTATCTGGAAGAGGTGTGTTTTGAGTTGTTTTTTGAATGTGTTGACTGTCTGCATTTTGTATTTCTTAGCCTGTATTTTACACAGAATAACAGTATCTAgtgatttgtatttttttattaccACTTTCATTAAGTCGAACAGAGGTATTGAGTGACTGGCAGCTCCAGTTGCCCGTATAAGCGACCACCCATAGATCCACAAGCACTTTTCCGAGCACTATATCATCATTCACAAAGATATAGCTCTTCTTATCACTGCCCAATAATGTCCTACTTTCAGTGGAATTGGAGCGCCTGAAAACATAAAGGATGACAGCAACATTTGGTAcacacactgaacagaaatatgtaTTTCAGGAACAGAAAATGATTAATATTTTATTGAATGGGGAATTTACTACAGTTGATATTGCCTTGCTTTATCTGCCAGTCCACataatgtgcacacacacacacactcacatttcaCAACACTTATTGTCATAACTACTTCATGCTGAATGATGAGTCAGAGATCTCTGacaaacagtgcattcggaaagtattcagacccctagactttttccacattttgttactctacagccttattctaaaattgattaaattgtttttttccgtcgtcaatctacgcacaataccccagaacgacaaagcaaaaacaggtttttagaaatgtttgcaaatgtactgtatataaaaaataaaataaaaaatattacatttacataagtattcagaacctttactcagtactttgttgaagcacctttggcagcgattacagccttgactcttcttgggtatgatgctacaagcttggcacacctgtatttggggagtttctcccatttttcactGCAGATACTCTCAAACTCTagcaggttggatggagagtgtcgctgcacagctattttcaggtctctccagagatgttagatcgggttcaagtccgggctgtgtgcttagggtcgttgtcctgttggaaggtgtaccttcaccccagtttgaggtcctgagcaggttttcatcaaggatctctctgtactttgctccgttcatctttccctcgatcctgactagtctcccagtccctgccgctgaaaaacatccctacagcatgatgctgccaccaccatgcatcaccatagggatggtgccaggtttcctccagacgtgacgcttgacattcaggccaaagagttcaatcttggtttcatcagaccagagaatcttgtttcttatggtctgagagtcctttaggtgccttttggcaaactccaagtgagcagtcatgtgccttttactgagtggcttccgtctggccactctaccataaaggcctgattggtggagtgctgcagagatggttgtccttctggaaggttctcccatctccacagaggaactctggagctctgtcagagtgaccatcgggttcttggacaCAATCctgtacggacaattccttcgacctcatggcttggtttttgttctgacatgcactgtcaactgtgggaccttatatagacaagtgtgttcctttccaaatcatgtccaatcaattgactttaccacaggtggactccatgttgtagaaacatctcaaggatgatcaatggaaacaggatgcacctgagctcaatttcgagcatcatagcaaaaggtctgaatacttatataaataaggtatttctgttttttatttttaatacaccttttttcactttgtcattatagggtattgtgtatagactggtgaggaaaaaaataatttaatcaattttagtataaagctgtaatgtaacataatgtggaaaaagtcaaggggtctgaatactttccgaatgcactgtaatagcAAACTGGATCCTGCCAGGTTCATGGAGGCATAATAATACCACCCTAAGTTAGAGGTCTCTGTCTGTGTAACTTATGTAAAGTACACAAACATGCATAGCTAGTTAACTTACTTGTAAAAAAGCTCATAGGTGGCATTTTTCATAGACCCAGACGTCATCCATTCACATGTATAGGTGGTAGCTTTTTCAGTTTTCTTGTAGCATTGAGGACTAAAATTACATTTACTAGTTGTTCCTTTATAAAGAAATGTAAAAATAGTGTTTAAATGAAGAAGATGAAAATTATTTGAGTTGCTGTCCTATTCAGTAGTATGTATACAACTTTGCTCTCACCAGAGAGGTTTGAGTTAAACTGAATATGCCCTCCGTagttattgggacagtgaagcattttttaaTTATTTATGGCTCTGTAtgtgatacaatgactatgaggttaaaatgCAGactggtattttcatccatatcatgTGAACCATAAAAAAATTAcatcactttttgtacatagacccccaatagaaatgaatggtaaataatgtgtcattttggagtcacttttattgtaaataagaatagaatatgttcctaaacacttctacattaatgtggatgctaccatgattacagagagtcctgaatgaatcgtgaataatgatgagtgagaaagatacagacacacaaatatcatactcCCCAAAATGCTAACCTTCCGTAATTGAAATGGTGAGAGGTTATTATGTCTTGCggatatgatatttgtgcatctgtaactttgtcactcatcattattcacgattcattcaggactatccgtaatcatggtagcatccattattaatcattgcgtgctacgaatatgggaccaaatactcaactttgactactttaatacccataagggaatttgtcccaatacctttggtgccctaaaatggggggactatgtacaaaaagtgatgtaatttctaaacggttcacccgatatggatgaacatagcctcaaattaaagctgacagtctgcactttaacctcatagtcac from Coregonus clupeaformis isolate EN_2021a chromosome 11, ASM2061545v1, whole genome shotgun sequence includes the following:
- the LOC121576868 gene encoding interleukin-6 receptor subunit beta-like; its protein translation is MEAKEHWFLPGFLVLAMVIAQGTTSKCNFSPQCYKKTEKATTYTCEWMTSGSMKNATYELFYKRSNSTESRTLLGSDKKSYIFVNDDIVLGKVLVDLWVVAYTGNWSCQSLNTSVRLNESVKYETPQNVSMSRSLSNLTLSWVNKKGVKEYMPEDVVLEVKFRRLEDTSGIWNTTETEVKQAMVTLENLQNQSVYQLQVRQRSKRVKHPLWSDWTPILDVPTEIQNPTEVNWTVEDFNNGTRLLKLTWGTPPYPVSMGQVNYNLSLHIWPCLLKQKNFNNIPTTEFSVYVTYSAVSGSIVAFNKVGKSSLTHILVPEKHLTYPSKSWPDDKLIPRNYTLDLKISCLEWYKLTDGETRPAKVNISITKHGTVNKKLRAIRQKMDKYVRYYYLVHKQTDGNPQTKEMRLMYKKEGAPSKAPENFTGPFVNVTTNSAMLHWKPIPVPDQRGFLTHYEVRYTRSENYEDLIEEKKCHNISASKTEYLVQNLTPESRYKIHLAGATAAGSGPWTTIHIMTKPQPKSIIGWMLAGIIVLIAILITICLFIIKRHKSKIFPPIPRPMVAESENYRARTQDMYEMKEEVHELQIHDKSSQDPNPEEATLLEVCEDADEKSLGDSSTPDEVSDMLSPDYKGQVLSLETTDPSQGEIDCEVTMLMYRNGLVFDMKADSTEDVGTPL